The Flavobacterium marginilacus genome window below encodes:
- a CDS encoding Cof-type HAD-IIB family hydrolase: MPKQKIKVVISDLDGTLLNSDHTISAYTKSVFQELHKQNYLIIVATGRHHIDAMAIIDSLDFPVYLVTSNGARIHSPQKELLYSLDMNGDSVKSVLALDIDPEITTVLFRETVWQTSKTNKKLNAFQKDLAYPPQVVNFAELEDFNAIKIFFTHEDHQKLVDLKEKILETHSDEFNHAFSLPICLEFMDKSVDKSAAINRILEKEGYTFAEAVSFGDGFNDEKMLDAAGIGLIMGNAPQNLKNKLPHLKVISTNNEDGVARYLSLNLENIGTKFKEINA; the protein is encoded by the coding sequence ATGCCAAAACAAAAAATTAAAGTAGTAATAAGTGATTTAGACGGAACATTACTCAACTCAGATCACACAATATCAGCGTATACTAAATCTGTTTTTCAAGAACTGCACAAGCAGAATTATTTAATTATTGTTGCCACTGGGCGCCATCATATTGATGCGATGGCAATCATCGACAGTTTGGATTTTCCAGTTTATTTAGTAACATCAAACGGAGCCAGAATTCATTCGCCTCAAAAAGAATTATTGTATTCTCTTGATATGAATGGGGATTCGGTAAAATCAGTTTTAGCACTGGACATTGATCCCGAAATTACAACAGTTCTGTTTAGGGAAACTGTCTGGCAGACTTCTAAAACGAATAAAAAATTAAATGCTTTTCAAAAAGATTTAGCATATCCTCCTCAAGTGGTTAATTTTGCTGAGCTGGAAGATTTTAATGCAATAAAAATTTTTTTCACGCACGAAGATCATCAAAAATTAGTAGATTTAAAAGAGAAAATTCTTGAAACCCATTCAGATGAATTTAATCATGCTTTCAGTCTGCCTATCTGTTTGGAATTTATGGATAAATCAGTAGACAAAAGTGCTGCCATTAACAGGATTCTGGAGAAAGAAGGCTATACTTTTGCAGAGGCTGTTTCTTTTGGGGATGGTTTTAATGATGAAAAAATGTTAGACGCGGCGGGAATCGGTTTAATTATGGGGAATGCACCGCAGAATTTAAAAAATAAATTACCGCATTTAAAAGTGATTTCTACCAATAATGAAGACGGAGTGGCCAGATATTTGTCTTTAAATTTAGAAAATATTGGTACCAAGTTTAAAGAAATAAATGCATAG